One Phaseolus vulgaris cultivar G19833 chromosome 4, P. vulgaris v2.0, whole genome shotgun sequence DNA window includes the following coding sequences:
- the LOC137838213 gene encoding putative F-box protein At3g16210: MYNKFVAQKLGNHLPDDLAFSILFKLPLKSLKRYGCLHKSWALLLENSNFMELFRNNFISNQHSYYDDTSLLLCLDQPYKSSLFSLSGRSFQNMEKVNWPKGHCSGYFTLGSSSINGFLCLYPYELGTMYLWNPSSGEFKIIPLSPIEYIPDSMDPQFNYVGFGYDCARDDYKVIRQLYLFPSFHTEDTRYYEEWDIHGPWEIYSLRSNSWRKPKSDIYIYPRCEELDKFYLEGMCHWLGNWRESYDEPEKTYLVSFDLSNDEWFITPLPPVDIPLEIYSNFDIDLRNCHLFLLNGSIALISNYYDTTTFCISILAEIGKKETWTKLVTLGPLLYLPRPIGIGNMRNILFRTTDGKLAWLDLRTHLVEKLDVNAHGIICQLIVYKENLFPTIGINS, from the coding sequence ATGTACAATAAATTTGTGGCTCAAAAGCTTGGGAATCACTTACCAGATGATCTTGCATTCTCCATTCTTTTCAAACTACCTTTGAAATCTCTTAAGAGATATGGATGCCTACACAAATCATGGGCTCTCTTGCTTGAAAATTCTAATTTCATGGAGCTCTTTCGTAATAATTTCATATCTAACCAACATTCTTACTATGACGATACATCTCTCCTTCTATGCCTCGATCAACCGTATAAGTCCTCCTTATTTTCACTTTCTGGTAGGTCATTTCAAAATATGGAAAAAGTAAATTGGCCAAAGGGTCATTGTTCTGGATATTTTACTTTGGGTTCTTCTAGCATTAATGGATTTCTTTGCCTCTACCCATACGAATTAGGCACTATGTATTTATGGAATCCATCTAGTGGTGAATTTAAGATCATCCCTCTCAGTCCAATTGAGTATATACCAGATTCTATGGACCCTCAGTTTAATTATGTTGGATTTGGCTATGATTGTGCTAGAGATGATTATAAGGTAATTAGACAATTATATCTTTTTCCAAGTTTTCATACAGAGGATACCCGCTATTATGAAGAATGGGATATTCATGGACCGTGGGAGATTTATAGCCTAAGAAGTAATTCTTGGAGGAAACCTAAATCtgatatatatatttatccAAGGTGTGAAGAACTTGATAAATTCTACTTAGAGGGGATGTGTCATTGGTTGGGTAACTGGCGGGAAAGTTATGATGAACCTGAAAAAACATATTTGGTATCGTTTGACTTAAGCAATGATGAATGGTTTATAACTCCCTTACCCCCTGTCGATATACCCTTAGAAATATATAGTAATTTTGATATTGATTTGaggaattgtcatttatttctCTTAAATGGTTCAATTGCTTTGATATCAAACTATTACGATACAACTACATTTTGCATATCAATTTTGGCTGAAATTGGTAAGAAGGAAACATGGACTAAACTCGTCACTCTTGGACCCTTACTTTACCTTCCGCGTCCTATTGGAATAGGGAATATGAGAAATATACTCTTCAGAACAACTGACGGTAAACTAGCTTGGCTTGACTTAAGGACCCACTTGGTTGAGAAGCTTGATGTCAATGCACATGGTATAATATGTCAGCTAATAGTTTATAAGGAAAATCTTTTTCCAACTATAGGAataaatagttaa
- the LOC137838215 gene encoding heat shock protein 83-like, with protein sequence MTNDETLVLKGEMSEVLRLMKKTFYSNEEIFLRVLINNASNALDKIKFERLLNNSVLNDELIITLIPHKVNKTLSIIDNGIGMTKMDLVDHLGIGFYSAYLVAEKVILTSKHNDHDQYILESQPSASFIVTKDIKAQQVPRGTKITLFLKDNQLEYLQETTIKNLISKHCQLITHPIYLWSENNKDHWQLINI encoded by the exons ATGACGAATGATGAGACATTAGTATTGAAGGGTGAGATGAGCGAGGTGTTGCGATTGATGAAGAAAACTTTCTATTCGAACGAAGAAATCTTCCTTCGCGTACTCATCAACAATGCATCTAAC GCTTtggataaaattaaatttgagaGGCTCCTGAACAATAGCGTTTTAAATGatgaattaattattacattGATCCCTCACAAGGTTAACAAAACACTTTCTATCATTGACAATGGTATTGGCATGACCAAAATGG ATTTGGTCGATCATTTGGGTATTGGCTTCTACTCTGCTTATCTGGTTGCTGAGAAGGTTATCCTCACCTCTAAGCATAATGACCATGACCAATATATTTTGGAATCTCAACCTAGTGCCTCTTTCATTGTTACCAAGGATATTAAAGCCCAACAAGTCCCAAGGGGAACCAAAATCACCCTCTTCCTTAAGGACAATCAG TTGGAGTACTTGCAAGAGACCACCATAAAGAATCTTATTAGCAAACATTGCCAACTTATTACCCATCCCATTTACCTTTGGAGTGAGAACAACAAAGACCATTGGCAACTCATTAACATTTAG